One genomic window of Salvia miltiorrhiza cultivar Shanhuang (shh) chromosome 4, IMPLAD_Smil_shh, whole genome shotgun sequence includes the following:
- the LOC131020735 gene encoding SKP1-like protein 12: MENRETLPSPEKEKLTTLMSLDGHIFPVEEAVIVELRAIRRLLPAAGDATIPISQVTGQILAKIIDYCRKHNDHKLNRLRDEEISAWDRHFVDVDEEILFDLLVASHFLEVKDLFYLTVTTVTDMMKTKSPAQVGNMDQLRNLFISNFRLD; this comes from the exons ATGGAGAACAGAGAGACGTTGCCGTCACCGGAGAAGGAGAAACTGACTACGTTGATGAGTTTGGACGGCCATATTTTCCCGGTGGAGGAAGCGGTAATCGTGGAGCTCCGAGCAATTCGCCGCCTTCTGCCGGCCGCCGGTGACGCCACCATTCCTATTTCTCAGGTTACCGGCCAAATTCTGGCCAAAATCATCGATTACTGCAGAAAACACAACGATCACAAGCTCAATCGTTTGCGTGATGAGGAAATCAGTGCCTGGGACAGACACTTCGTCGACGTTGACGAGGAAATCCTCTTCGATCTCCTCGTG GCTTCACACTTTCTGGAAGTGAAGGATCTCTTCTACCTGACAGTGACGACTGTAACAGACATGATGAAGACGAAGAGTCCTGCTCAAGTAGGCAACATGGATCAGCTTCGCAATCTCTTCATCTCCAACTTTAGGCTTGACTAG
- the LOC131020660 gene encoding ascorbate transporter, chloroplastic-like, with translation MAISAVVSHRNFGCFIGSGRVYHRGTPSDRQRCQHSSVSAVQYVNKKMFCSYHPAARFSFGYVYQSSIPAEDKPYREIPRSKLMSHLNLDPVLITSHQTSNKLTSMNKRVKSRGAYECCLSSAYSDAGGIQTRKLDKLGFSYGQKPPSKHITVMRTRAEFKSEEHNNTSTEFETLVSSEGASEAALPVGAEPAKPWGSQLPKRWVMVLLCFAAFLLCNMDRVNMSIAILPMSKEFNWSSATVGLIQSSFFWGYLLTQIIGGIWADKIGGKLVLGFGVVWWSLATILTPLAARIGLPCLLVTRAFMGVGEGVAMPAMNNLLSRWIPVSERSRSLALVYSGMYLGSVAGLAVSPVLIHKFGWPSVFYSFGSFGSIWFALWLSKAHSSPQEDPSLSLEEKKLILGGNISKEPVSSIPWKKILSKAPVWALIISHFCHNWGTFILLTWMPTYYNQVLNFNLTESGLLCVLPWLTMAVFANIGGWVADTLISRGFSITSVRKIMQSIGFLGPAFFLTQLGNVKTPALAVLCMACSQGSDAFSQSGLYSNHQDIGPRYAGVLLGLSNTAGVLAGVFGTAATGYILQHGSWNDVFKVAVLLYIVGTIVWNLFSTGEKILD, from the exons ATGGCAATCAGCGCCGTCGTTTCGCACCGGAATTTCGGCTGTTTCATCGGTTCTG GACGAGTTTATCATAGAGGAACACCATCAGATCGTCAAAGATGCCAGCATTCAAGTGTCAGTGCGGTGCAGTATGTGAATAAAAAAATGTTCTGCAGCTATCATCCGGCGGCACGCTTTTCATTTGGCTATGTGTATCAGTCATCCATTCCTGCTGAAGATAAACCATACAGGGAAATCCCAAGATCAAAGCTGATGTCTCATCTTAACTTGGATCCTGTTCTCATAACATCCCATCAGACGAGCAATAAACTTACGTCTATGAACAAAAGGGTAAAAAGCAGGGGAGCATATGAATGCTGTCTTTCTTCGGCTTACTCTGATGCTGGTGGGATTCAAACAAGGAAGTTGGATAAGCTCGGTTTTAGCTATGGCCAGAAGCCTCCATCAAAACATATAACAGTGATGAGGACCCGGGCAGAATTCAAATCTGAAGAGCATAACAATACAAGCACTGAGTTTGAGACCCTAGTATCATCTGAGGGGGCAAGTGAAGCTGCTTTACCTGTAGGAGCTGAGCCAGCAAAACCATGGGGGAGCCAGTTGCCTAAGCGCTGGGTGATGGTGCTCCTTTGTTTCGCTGCATTTCTATTGTGCAATATGGACCGT gTAAATATGAGCATAGCGATACTCCCTATGTCAAAGGAATTTAATTGGAGCAGTGCTACAGTTGGCCTAATTCAGTCTTCTTTTTTCTGGGGTTATCTGCTCACTCAG ATTATTGGAGGCATATGGGCTGATAAAATTGGTGGGAAGCTAGTACTCGGTTTTGGAGTTGTTTGGTGGTCTCTCGCAACAATTTTGACGCCACTTGCTGCAAGAATTGGACTCCCTTGCTTACTTGTAACGCGAGCTTTTATGGGAGTTGGTGAG GGCGTTGCTATGCCTGCCATGAATAATTTGTTATCAAGATGGATTCCTGTCTCCgaaagaagcagatcccttgcaCTAGTGTACAGCGGCATGTATCTTGGTTCAGTTGCTGGTTTGGCAGTGTCTCCTGTACTGATCCACAAGTTTGGGTGGCCATCTGTTTTCTATTCGTTTGGATCCTTTGGATCTATCTGGTTCGCACTTTGGTTGAGCAAA GCACACAGCTCGCCTCAAGAAGATCCAAGTCTAAGTTTGGAGGAGAAGAAGTTGATTTTGGGAGGCAACATTTCCAAAGAACCTGTCTCTAGTATTCCATGGAAGAAAATTTTGTCTAAGGCTCCTGTATGGGCTCTCATTATATCCCATTTCTGTCATAATTGGGGGACATTTATTCTGTTGACATGGATGCCTACTTACTATAACCAG GTTTTGAATTTCAACCTCACGGAATCTGGATTGCTTTGTGTGCTTCCATGGCTCACTATGGCTGTGTTTGCTAATATAGGTGGCTGGGTTGCAGATACCCTTATAAGCAGAGGCTTCTCAATTACATCTGTTCGGAAG ATAATGCAATCAATCGGGTTCCTAGGTCCAGCTTTTTTTCTGACCCAACTTGGTAACGTAAAAACACCTGCTTTAGCAGTGCTGTGCATGGCTTGCAGTCAG GGATCGGATGCATTCTCACAATCTGGTCTATATTCCAATCACCAAGATATTGGGCCCCGTTATGCT GGAGTACTGCTCGGATTATCCAATACTGCAGGTGTACTCGCTGGTGTGTTCGGGACTGCTGCAACTGGATACATTCTTCAACATG GCTCTTGGAACGATGTGTTCAAAGTGGCGGTCCTGTTGTACATCGTGGGCACAATAGTGTGGAACTTGTTCTCCACCGGAGAGAAAATCCTGGACTAG
- the LOC131020726 gene encoding ubiquitin-conjugating enzyme E2 5-like isoform X2 — protein sequence MSSPSKRREMDLMKLLMSDYKVEMINDGMQEFYVHFHGPSESPYHGGVWKIRVGLPDAYPYKSPSIGFINKMYHPNVDEMSGSVCLDVINQTWSPMFDLVNVFEVFLPQLLLYPNPSDPLNGEAAALMLRDRPAYEQRVKGNQSFFLSCEARGVAYRIVWSFYESFRLVSLIDFKWIMLNSCSLP from the exons ATGTCTTCCCCAAGCAAGAGGCGCGAGATGGACTTGATGAAATT GTTGATGAGTGATTACAAGGTGGAGATGATCAATGATGGGATGCAGGAGTTTTATGTGCATTTTCACGGCCCCAGTGAga GTCCTTACCACGGCGGTGTATGGAAAATACGGGTGGGGCTTCCTGATGCATACCCGTACAAGTCTCCTTCGATAGGATTTATTAACAAGATGTACCATCCCAATGTGGATGAAAT GTCGGGTTCCGTGTGTTTGGATGTCATCAACCAGACGTGGAGCCCTATGTTTG ACCTGGTAAACGTATTTGAGGTGTTTCTACCTCAACTTTTGTTGTACCCTAATCCATCCGACCCGTTGAATGGGGAGGCTGCAGCTTTGATGCTGCGTGATCGACCTGCTTATGAACAAAGAGTCAAAGGTAATCAAAGCTTTTTCTTGTCCTGTGAAGCTCGGGGTGTTGCTTATAGGATTGTGTGGTCGTTTTATGAAAGCTTTCGGCTTGTTTCTTTGATTGATTTCAAGTGGATTATGTTGAACTCGTGCAGCTTGCCTTAA
- the LOC131020726 gene encoding ubiquitin-conjugating enzyme E2 5-like isoform X3 translates to MSSPSKRREMDLMKLLMSDYKVEMINDGMQEFYVHFHGPSESPYHGGVWKIRVGLPDAYPYKSPSIGFINKMYHPNVDEMSGSVCLDVINQTWSPMFDLVNVFEVFLPQLLLYPNPSDPLNGEAAALMLRDRPAYEQRVKDVTILHQPLVHSSYPTCTLSYRVVCPWI, encoded by the exons ATGTCTTCCCCAAGCAAGAGGCGCGAGATGGACTTGATGAAATT GTTGATGAGTGATTACAAGGTGGAGATGATCAATGATGGGATGCAGGAGTTTTATGTGCATTTTCACGGCCCCAGTGAga GTCCTTACCACGGCGGTGTATGGAAAATACGGGTGGGGCTTCCTGATGCATACCCGTACAAGTCTCCTTCGATAGGATTTATTAACAAGATGTACCATCCCAATGTGGATGAAAT GTCGGGTTCCGTGTGTTTGGATGTCATCAACCAGACGTGGAGCCCTATGTTTG ACCTGGTAAACGTATTTGAGGTGTTTCTACCTCAACTTTTGTTGTACCCTAATCCATCCGACCCGTTGAATGGGGAGGCTGCAGCTTTGATGCTGCGTGATCGACCTGCTTATGAACAAAGAGTCAAAG ATGTGACAATATTGCATCAGCCACTTGTACATTCGAGCTATCCGACTTGTACACTGTCTTACCGTGTTGTGTGTCCGTGGATCTAA
- the LOC131020724 gene encoding probable E3 ubiquitin-protein ligase RHB1A isoform X2, whose translation MGGCCSSSRKLQLRGAPVYYYYPPAPEENAFPSSRSSGLLLDLNLNMSAPDTYRPPPAPIPYDVVLGRPLSTDVGSRDVTLSGNFLGKHGCKDLQGANYTTQLGILLPSPKKTDVELLKSNPLTVAATDEEDVCPTCLEEYDSENPKIMTKCNHHFHLSCILEWMERSDTCPICDQEMIYEWPVGVASCD comes from the exons ATGGGGGGTTGTTGCTCGTCTTCCAGAAAGCTGCAGCTTCGTGGAGCGCCAGTGTATTATTAT TACCCACCAGCTCCAGAAGAGAATGCATTCCCTAGTTCTCGCAGTAGTGGGCTGTTGCTCGATTTAAATCTGAATATGTCAGCTCCTGACACTTATCGACCCCCTCCTGCACCTATACCATATGATGTGGTTCTGGGGCGTCCACTGTCTACAGATGTTGGGTCGAGAGACGTGACTTTAAGTGGCAATTTTTTAGGAAAACATGGTTGCAAGGATCTCCAAGGAGCAAACTACACAACCCAATTGGGCATTCTTCTCCCCTCCCCTAAGAAAACGGATGTTGAGCTTTTGAAGTCTAATCCACTTACAGTAGCAGCAACGGATGAAGAGGATGTCTGCCCCACTTGTCTAGAAG AGTATGATTCAGAGAATCCTAAAATAATGACCAAGTGTAACCATCACTTTCACCTTTCATGCATACTCGAGTGGATGGAAAGAAGCGACACGTGCCCTATCTGTGATCAG GAAATGATATACGAATGGCCTGTGGGCGTGGCAAGTTGTGATTAA
- the LOC131020676 gene encoding protein ALP1-like, producing the protein MSSSTNSSNNNSSSNSSSEEEVHVDPAQLPSLPDPTQAPDLFFMRCAVNFMQVASSYRFDPPPQRPAKKRAVVRRDREGGAERLHRDYFAVEPVYGPQFFRRRFRMSRELFLRIVNALEVDPYFQQRPDAVGRVGFSPIQKCTAAIRQLAYGNSADCCDEYLRIGETTALECLKKFCKAVVRIFGGTYLRRPTTVDVQRITAMHEARHGFPGMLGSLDCMHWGWKNCPVAWHGAYTRGDQGEPTIILEAVASQDLWIWHAFFGVAGSNNDINVLHQSTLFNDVLAGHAAAVHFLANNSHHTRGYYLTDGIYPDWPVFVKSFQFPNDEKKRRFKVMQEAARKDVERAFGVLQARWGIIKGPSRLWKSEQMSSIMFACIILHNMIIEEEGGNASNFDGDDGEGPSSTPQTQFNSGAPPEFAAYLARNASLKDARLHARLRDDLVEHIWARFGPVDP; encoded by the coding sequence ATGtcttcatccaccaattcttccaacaataattcttcctcaaattcttcatccgAAGAAGAAGTTCATGTTGATCCCGCGCAACTTCCTTCTCTTCCCGATCCTACTCAAGCccccgatttattttttatgagatgtgcTGTGAATTTTATGCAAGTAGCAAGTTCATATCGGTTCGATCCACCTCCTCAACGCCCGGCGAAAAAGCGGGCAGTGGTTCGTCGTGACCGTGAAGGTGGAGCCGAGCGCCTCCATCGCGATTATTTCGCCGTCGAGCCTGTTTATGGGCCACAATTCTTTCGCCGTCGATTTCGCATGAGCCGGGAGTTGTTTCTACGCATTGTCAATGCGCTAGAAGTCGATCCTTACTTCCAACAACGTCCGGATGCTGTTGGCCGGGTGGGCTTCTCCCCGATCCAGAAGTGCACTGCCGCTATTCGACAATTGGCATACGGAAATTCTGCTGATTGTTGTGATGAATATCTCCGTATAGGAGAGACGACGGCGTTGGAATGCTTGAAGAAATTCTGCAAGGCCGTCGTTCGTATCTTTGGCGGCACGTATTTGAGGCGGCCAACAACTGTCGATGTGCAACGCATCACTGCAATGCACGAAGCCCGCCATGGGTTCCCGGGAATGTTGGGGAGcctagactgcatgcattggggaTGGAAGAATTGCCCCGTTGCTTGGCACGGCGCCTACACTCGAGGGGATCAAGGCGAGCCAACAATTATATTAGAGGCCGTTGCTTCACAAGATTTATGGATCTGGCATGCATTCTTTGGAGTCGCTGGGtccaacaacgacatcaacgtgctcCACCAGTCCACGCTATTCAACGATGTTTTAGCGGGGCATGCAGCGGCTGTGCACTTCCTCGCCAACAATTCTCACCACACTCGAGGATACTACTTAACAGACGGCATCTATCCGGACTGGCCGGTGTTCGTGAAGAGCTTCCAGTTTCCGAACGATGAGAAGAAGCGGAGGTTCAAGGTGATGCAAGAAGCTGCAAGGAAGGATGTGGAACGAGCTTTCGGTGTTCTTCAGGCTCGGTGGGGTATAATTAAGGGACCGTCACGTTTGTGGAAGTCggagcaaatgagttcgatcatgtttgcatgcatcatattgcacaacatgatcattgagGAAGAAGGTGGAAATGCAAGTAATTTCGACGGTGACGACGGCGAGGGACCAAGTTCTACTCCTCAAACACAATTCAATTCCGGAGCACCACCGGAGTTCGCCGCCTATTTGGCACGGAATGCAAGCTTGAAGGATGCACGATTGCATGCTCGCCTCCGCGACGATTTGGTTGAGCATATATGGGCACGCTTTGGTCCGGTTGACCCGTAG
- the LOC131020724 gene encoding probable E3 ubiquitin-protein ligase RHB1A isoform X1 gives MGGCCSSSRKLQLRGAPVYYYYPPAPEENAFPSSRSSGLLLDLNLNMSAPDTYRPPPAPIPYDVVLGRPLSTDVGSRDVTLSGNFLGKHGCKDLQGANYTTQLGILLPSPKKTDVELLKSNPLTVAATDEEDVCPTCLEEYDSENPKIMTKCNHHFHLSCILEWMERSDTCPICDQVSLMPGYTQQLDFFSFFL, from the exons ATGGGGGGTTGTTGCTCGTCTTCCAGAAAGCTGCAGCTTCGTGGAGCGCCAGTGTATTATTAT TACCCACCAGCTCCAGAAGAGAATGCATTCCCTAGTTCTCGCAGTAGTGGGCTGTTGCTCGATTTAAATCTGAATATGTCAGCTCCTGACACTTATCGACCCCCTCCTGCACCTATACCATATGATGTGGTTCTGGGGCGTCCACTGTCTACAGATGTTGGGTCGAGAGACGTGACTTTAAGTGGCAATTTTTTAGGAAAACATGGTTGCAAGGATCTCCAAGGAGCAAACTACACAACCCAATTGGGCATTCTTCTCCCCTCCCCTAAGAAAACGGATGTTGAGCTTTTGAAGTCTAATCCACTTACAGTAGCAGCAACGGATGAAGAGGATGTCTGCCCCACTTGTCTAGAAG AGTATGATTCAGAGAATCCTAAAATAATGACCAAGTGTAACCATCACTTTCACCTTTCATGCATACTCGAGTGGATGGAAAGAAGCGACACGTGCCCTATCTGTGATCAGGTTAGCTTGATGCCTGGATATACTCAACAGCtcgatttcttttctttctttttgtag
- the LOC131020726 gene encoding ubiquitin-conjugating enzyme E2 5-like isoform X1, with protein MSSPSKRREMDLMKLLMSDYKVEMINDGMQEFYVHFHGPSESPYHGGVWKIRVGLPDAYPYKSPSIGFINKMYHPNVDEMSGSVCLDVINQTWSPMFDLVNVFEVFLPQLLLYPNPSDPLNGEAAALMLRDRPAYEQRVKEYCQKYAKPEDVGAVPEEEESSDEELSEDGSDSSDDEVAGPVDP; from the exons ATGTCTTCCCCAAGCAAGAGGCGCGAGATGGACTTGATGAAATT GTTGATGAGTGATTACAAGGTGGAGATGATCAATGATGGGATGCAGGAGTTTTATGTGCATTTTCACGGCCCCAGTGAga GTCCTTACCACGGCGGTGTATGGAAAATACGGGTGGGGCTTCCTGATGCATACCCGTACAAGTCTCCTTCGATAGGATTTATTAACAAGATGTACCATCCCAATGTGGATGAAAT GTCGGGTTCCGTGTGTTTGGATGTCATCAACCAGACGTGGAGCCCTATGTTTG ACCTGGTAAACGTATTTGAGGTGTTTCTACCTCAACTTTTGTTGTACCCTAATCCATCCGACCCGTTGAATGGGGAGGCTGCAGCTTTGATGCTGCGTGATCGACCTGCTTATGAACAAAGAGTCAAAG AATACTGTCAGAAATACGCCAAGCCAGAAGACGTCGGGGCTGTCCCGGAAGAAGAGGAATCGAGTGATGAAGAACTAAGCGAAGACGGGAGTGACTCTAGCGATGATGAAGTTGCGGGGCCGGTGGATCCATAG